A single Mangrovimonas sp. YM274 DNA region contains:
- a CDS encoding GLPGLI family protein — MSLINNYFSLVLLFFNLCCYSQSIQVEYNIKAKLPNISSSARKDESMNQAFKSIEEAFKYLNSMKMNLKANSKLSHFYGNNQLDSDYSPEVHQMAKIILGSENQYFCNLDKGVVIKWFNAYGQKFIIQDSIKTIKWKLSKETKIIGKYTCYKATSFYFTKNSSGDFKKEVTAWYAPEIPFPFGPKGFCNLPGLILELTDDRITYYSNSIKMETSSVQIPELPKGKLTTQDELDQFGQNVRENSPWQKN, encoded by the coding sequence ATGAGTTTAATCAATAATTATTTCAGCCTTGTACTACTATTTTTTAACTTATGCTGTTATTCCCAAAGTATTCAAGTTGAATATAATATTAAAGCCAAATTACCTAACATCTCTTCTTCTGCAAGAAAAGACGAAAGTATGAATCAGGCATTCAAATCAATTGAAGAAGCTTTTAAATACTTAAATTCAATGAAAATGAATTTAAAGGCCAACTCAAAACTTTCACACTTCTACGGGAACAACCAACTCGATAGTGACTATTCTCCAGAAGTTCATCAAATGGCCAAAATCATCTTAGGGAGTGAAAATCAATATTTCTGTAATTTAGATAAAGGCGTAGTTATAAAATGGTTTAATGCCTATGGCCAAAAGTTTATAATTCAAGATTCCATTAAAACTATTAAGTGGAAATTATCTAAAGAAACCAAAATAATTGGCAAATACACCTGTTATAAAGCGACTTCCTTTTATTTTACTAAAAACTCTAGCGGAGATTTTAAAAAAGAGGTTACAGCTTGGTATGCTCCTGAAATTCCTTTTCCTTTTGGTCCAAAAGGATTTTGTAATTTACCTGGATTAATATTGGAATTAACAGATGACAGAATTACTTATTATTCCAACAGCATAAAAATGGAAACTTCAAGTGTACAAATTCCTGAACTACCAAAAGGCAAATTGACAACTCAAGACGAATTGGATCAATTTGGCCAAAACGTTAGAGAAAATAGTCCTTGGCAAAAAAATTAA